In one window of Zingiber officinale cultivar Zhangliang chromosome 11A, Zo_v1.1, whole genome shotgun sequence DNA:
- the LOC122031991 gene encoding protein DETOXIFICATION 42-like — protein MSSPLRVLFPNPRNSFKLDELGLEIMRIAFPAALALLADPIASLIDTGFVGHIGPVELAAVGVSIAVFNQVSRIAIFPLVSVTTSFVAEEDAASKDENVHGENRENQGSFLEEGEMEELVPLTDSDKLACTFSSSSDKSSTTTEFGHRKHIPSASSALVVGGTLGLLQTLLLAFAARPILNYMGVKYDSPMMAPASQYLILRSLGAPAVLLSLATQGVFRGFKDTTTPLYATVAGDTTNIILDPLFIFSFHLGVSGAAVAHVISQYLIALILLWRLLRQVDVLPPSIKDLQFSRFLKNGFLLLARVIAVTFCVTLAASMAARQGPVPMAAFQICLQIWLATSLLADGLAVAGQAILASAFARRDHTTATFAASRVLQWGMALGLLLCITLGIGLQFVSTLFTKDAEVRQLIRIGIPFVALTQPINALAFVFDGINYGASDFAYSAYSMILVAIVSITCLIVLSTLYGFTGIWISLTIYMSLRMFAGFWRIGTAKGPWAFLKT, from the exons ATGTCTTCTCCTCTTCGAGTATTATTCCCAAATCCACG GAATTCCTTCAAGTTGGACGAACTTGGACTAGAGATTATGAGGATTGCTTTCCCGGCTGCACTAGCGCTTCTAGCCGATCCCATTGCCTCGTTGATTGACACTGGTTTCGTTGGTCACATAG GTCCagttgagcttgcagcagtgggtGTGTCAATTGCAGTGTTCAATCAAGTATCACGAATTGCGATCTTTCCCCTTGTTAGTGTTACAACATCCTTTGTTGCTGAGGAAGATGCTGCAAGCAAAGATGAAAATGTACATGGAGAAAATAGGGAAAACCAAGGGTCCTTCCTAGAGGAGGGTGAAATGGAAGAGTTAGTACCCCTAACTG ATAGTGATAAACTTGCATGCACATTCTCTTCGTCTTCCGATAAATCCTCCACGACAACTGAATTCGGGCATCGTAAGCATATTCCATCAGCATCTTCAGCATTAGTAGTCGGTGGCACGCTTGGTCTTCTTCAAACTTTATTACTTGCTTTTGCAGCAAGACCTATCTTGAATTATATGGGTGTCAAATAT GATTCCCCTATGATGGCACCGGCATCTCAGTACTTGATACTGCGGTCTCTTGGTGCTCCAGCTGTTCTCTTATCTTTGGCTACGCAAGGTGTTTTTCGAGGATTCAAGGACACAACAACTCCTCTTTATGCTACTG TTGCTGGAGATACAACCAATATAATCTTGGATCCACTATTTATATTCTCCTTCCACTTAGGTGTTAGTGGCGCCGCAGTTGCTCATGTTATTTCTCA ATACTTAATTGCTCTAATACTCCTGTGGAGATTGCTGAGACAAGTTGATGTGTTGCCTCCTAGTATCAAGGATCTGCAGTTCAGTAGGTTCTTAAAAAACG GTTTTCTACTGCTCGCACGGGTGATTGCTGTAACATTCTGTGTGACATTAGCCGCATCAATGGCCGCACGACAAGGGCCAGTACCCATGGCCGCATTTCAGATATGCTTGCAGATTTGGTTGGCTACTtctcttctagctgatggtttgGCTGTTGCAGGACAG GCCATACTTGCTAGTGCATTTGCCCGAAGAGATCACACTACAGCAACCTTTGCCGCATCACGCGTTCTTCAA TGGGGTATGGCTCTGGGGCTGCTCCTATGCATCACGCTCGGAATTGGTTTGCAATTTGTATCAACATTATTCACCAAGGATGCTGAAGTCCGGCAACTCATTCGCATCGGGATCCCG TTTGTTGCCCTGACTCAACCAATAAATGCATTGGCTTTCGTCTTCGACGGTATCAACTATGGCGCATCAGATTTCGCCTACTCCGCATATTCCATG ATCCTGGTGGCCATTGTTAGTATTACATGCTTGATCGTATTATCCACTCTTTACGGATTCACTGGAATCTGGATATCTCTAACCATTTACATGAGTCTGAGGATGTTTGCTGGATTCTGGAG AATAGGGACAGCGAAGGGTCCATGGGCCTTCCTTAAGACTTGA
- the LOC122032747 gene encoding cysteine proteinase inhibitor 8-like yields MPRTHFLAFPLNPHPNQPFQSQSHQRFSTMRPSVLLRTICLLPLLLAFFAGGVAAARAPASSRGPLVGGWTPIANVNDAHVQELAAFAVSEHNKTQNDGSRLTLVRVVKAEQQVVAGTNYRLDLSVKDANGAAASYQAVVWEKPWQNFRQLTSFVRLSKT; encoded by the coding sequence ATGCCACGCACCCATTTCCTCGCCTTTCCTTTAAATCCGCACCCAAACCAACCATTCCAATCCCAGAGCCATCAGCGGTTCAGCACCATGAGACCATCCGTCCTCCTCCGCACCATctgccttctccctctcctcctcgccTTCTTCGCCGGCGGCGTCGCCGCGGCGAGGGCTCCGGCAAGTTCTCGTGGGCCTCTGGTCGGCGGGTGGACGCCGATCGCAAACGTGAACGACGCGCACGTCCAGGAGCTGGCGGCGTTCGCGGTGTCGGAGCACAACAAGACGCAGAACGACGGGTCCCGGCTGACGCTGGTCCGGGTGGTGAAGGCGGAGCAGCAGGTGGTGGCCGGGACCAACTACCGACTGGATCTGAGCGTGAAGGATGCGAACGGCGCCGCGGCCTCGTACCAGGCGGTGGTCTGGGAGAAGCCCTGGCAGAACTTCCGCCAGCTCACCTCCTTCGTCCGACTCTCCAAGACCTAA
- the LOC122031992 gene encoding uncharacterized protein LOC122031992 has protein sequence MSSLANSPGGGRWIVGSSGDRDWKVAEMLQLLFAVAFSAVPLTLYVPPIRSLNPFVEAVEALFREVAVFSMRAYPRIRLGVGRIMAVAARARR, from the coding sequence ATGTCCTCCCTCGCTAATTCGCCGGGTGGTGGTCGTTGGATCGTCGGATCGTCGGGTGATAGAGACTGGAAGGTGGCGGAGATGCTGCAGCTTCTGTTCGCGGTGGCCTTCTCGGCGGTGCCGCTGACGCTTTACGTGCCGCCGATCCGGAGCCTGAACCCGTTCGTGGAGGCGGTGGAGGCGCTCTTCAGGGAGGTGGCCGTGTTCTCGATGCGGGCTTACCCGCGGATCCGGCTTGGCGTCGGCCGCATCATGGCCGTCGCCGCCCGCGCGCGCCGTTAG